DNA sequence from the Larus michahellis chromosome 20, bLarMic1.1, whole genome shotgun sequence genome:
CGGAATATCGAAAGAAATGGGATTCGCTGGTCATCAAACTGGACGTCATCGAGAGAGACCTGGCCACCGGATCGGAAGTGATTCACTGGGTCACGCATTTCCCGGTGAGCGATTTCCTTCTTCCCGGTTCCGCTGGGTTTCTTTCCCGTAAGGAAACGACCCgacgggtgccgggggggggttggggacgaTGGGGGTGTTGACGCCTCTCCTTTCTCGCCCCCAGTACCCCATGTACTCGCGAGACTACGTCTACGTCCGCCGCTACAGCGTGGACAAAGAGAACAACCTGATGGTGCTGGTTTCGCGGTAGGTGTCGCCGCGCcggcttttttatttctttatttattttattttattttatttcgaGGGATCCGCCTCGAAAATCCAACCGCTGGGATCGAAAACGTCCCTTTTTCCTAGTACCCGCCGCCCgaagcgcggcggcggcggctgcgcggCGTTCTCCGCGCCCGGAGCTCAATCTCCTGCTCTCGTCTCTCGTCCCCCCTTCCAGGGCGGTGGAACATCCCGGTGTTCCTGAAGATCCCGAATACGTTCGGGTCAGAACCTACGAATCCCAGATGGTCATCCGTCCCCACAAAACCTTCGACGAGGtatgggttttggggggggggggggtggcgctGGGAAAAGGAGCGGAAAGGCTGTCGCGGGAGAGCTTCCCGCTGCTCCGAGGGGATCTCTGCCTCCTCCGGCCGTCGTCCGTACGGCACCGAGACGGGTTTAATAATCCAGAGTCGGAAAAGAGGGATGAGAAACCCATCCATGTGCGGCTCTGGCAGGATTTGAAGCTCTATCCCGGTAGTTTGAGGCCCTTCCGGCGGGAATGCGGTGCTCCTGGAGAGGGAACGCGCCTCTTCAGAGCCCCAGGCTCCCTCTCAAAAAGCCTTCGGCCTCGCCGGGCTCGTTCCTGGCACTTCATGCTCTCGGAAAAAGCCTCGCCGGGGTCTTCGCGGGGCACCCGGAGCCTGAGGAGAGCGTGCTGGAGCAGCGGAGGACGCGGGGAATGGCGCCCACAACCGTTTATTGGCGCTCGGACAATTATTCCCTCAATGActccgggaaggggaatcgggggggaaaacaaggaaaccccGGAGCTGAACTAGGAAGAGATTTAAGGGAATGAGACTAAATAATGAACGTTAATGACGCTAAAGAGCCGACGTTGATCCCCACGCCGATATAAAATACCCCGGGATCATTCCCAGCCCGTTCCCCCCCGCAGGGAACAGCCCccgcgggaggaagggaagggctcagggctccggcaccggggccaGGAGTTCTCATCCCAGAGAGAAAACTCCTCAAACTCCCTCGTTTCCCTGGAAGGGGCTGttcctgggatgaaataatcccGGGGGGCCGGCGCCCGGCTCTCGCTCCTCCTTGTCCCATCCCCGCGTCTGGTGGGGGGCTGGGAAACACCCAGACCTTGAACCCCCCCctccagagctggctggaaaGGGAACAGTGGCACCAGTTTGAGTcctggaaaagggtttttttcccaatattaGACGAGAAATGAGCGCGGTGTCGCCCCAACTGGACCCCGCGGGTTTTCACCGGGTCTTTACGGGCGCGTGTCGCCTCCCGTGGGTGCCGCGAGGAGCCGGCAGCTCTCGCCCTGTGGGATGGGGAATTCGAGGAGGTGTTTCTCCGCCGCCTCAGGCTCcgtcctctctcctttcccagaaCGGTTTCGACTATTTGCTGACCTACAGCGACAACCCCCAGACCGTCTTCCCCCGTTACTGCGTCAGCTGGATGGTCTCGAGCGGTGAGTGGGAGCTCTGGGGGGGGCGGAGGAATTCCCCCCTCGGCCAGAAATCCCTCCGGAGCCAGCGAGTATTTCCCCCTCGGCCAGAAATCCCTCCGGAGCCAGTGAGGATTCCCCCCTTGGCCAGAAATCCCTCCGGCTCCTTGCTCGGGAGAGAGTGAGGATTCCCCCCTCGGCCAGAAATCCCTCCGGAGTCAGAGAGTATTCCCACCTCGGCCAGAAATCCCTCTGGAGCGAGTGAGGATTCCCCCCTTGGCCAGAAATCCCTTTGGAGCGAGCGAGTATTCCCCCCTCAGCCAGAAATCCCTCTGCAGTCAGAGAGGATTCCCCCCTTGGCCAGAAATCCCTCCGGAGTCAGAGAGGATTCCCCCCTCGGCCAGAAATCCCTCTGGAGCGAGCAAGGATTCCCCCCTCGGCCAGAAATCCCTCTGGAGCGAGCGAGGATTCCCCCCTCGGCCAGAAATCCCTCTGGCTCCTCGCTCCAGAGCCAGCAAGGATTCCCACCTCGGCCAGAAATCCCTCCGGAGTCAGAGAGTATTCCCACCTTGGCCAGAAATCCCTCTGGAGCGAGTGAGGATTCCCCCCTCGGCCAGAAATCCCTCCGACTCCTTGCTCGGGAGAGAGTGAGGATTCCCCCCTCGGCCAGAAATCCCTCCGGAGCAAGCGAGTATTTCCCCCTCAGCCAGAAATCCCTCCGGCTCCTTGCTCCGGAGCCAGCGAGAATTCTCCCCTCGGCCAGAAATCCCTCTGGAGCGAGTGAGAATTCCCCCCTCGGCCAGAAATCCCTCTGGAGTGAGTGAGGATTCCCCCCTTGGCCAGAAATCCCTCCGGAGCGAGTGAGGATTCACCCCTCGGCCAGAAATCCCTCTGGAGCGAGCGAGGATTTCCCCCTCAGCCAGAAATCCCTCCGGCTCCTCGCTCCAGAGCCAGTGAGGATTCCCCCCTTGGCCAGAAATTGCTCCGGAGCCAGTGAGGATTCCCCACTCGGCCAGAAATCCCTCTGGAGCGAGCGAGTATTTCCCCCTCAGCCAGAAATCCCTCCGGCTCCTCGCTCCGGAGCCAGCGAGAATTCTCCCCTTGGCCAGAAATCCCTCCGGAGCGAGCGAGGATTCCCCCCTCGGCCAGAAATCCCTCCGGCTCCTCGCTCCGGAcgctcctgcctttcccttcctgctttcCCGCCCCTTCCCGCTCCTGCGCGGGACAGAAAAGAAGACGGAGCAGCTTAAAAACCGAATCCCGGAGGATTTAGGGGCGGAGGATTTAAAGCCAGCGATTCTGcggcattcccccccccccccaccaccccaaacctTTGGAATAACGGGGGATTGGAACCGGGGGAACGGAGCTGGGAAACGGAGTGGGGGGGAAACGGGGAAGATGTTCCTTGCCAGCGGATCCCGCTCCTTTCTCCCGCTTCCCTCACcctcctgctttttcttccccccccccacccgccccccgccacccccgacTTCTCCAGGAATGCCGGATTTCTTGGAAAAACTGCACACGGCGGCTCTGAAAGCCAAGAAGATGGAGCTGGAAGTGCGGGACTATCTGGCTGCCAAACCCCTGGAGAGCGGGGAGGGCAAAGCCGGCGTGGCGACCCCCCCGGACCACAAGGCCGAGGATCCCCGGGGCCCTGCCCAGCTGGAATACGCTTgaggaacccccccccccccccccaattccccatTCCTTCGGGATCCATCGGAATTTCCAGGGgtagttggttgggtttttttttcctcccccccctctcCCGGTTTCGTCTCCAGGACGGGGgcgtcggggcggggggggggatcccGTGTGGGGTCGGACACGCGGCGGCTCATCCCATTTTCCCCACCGGTAAATATTTCTccgcacccacccccccccccccaccccagccccgacCGTCGccgataggaaaaaaaaaaaaatccccccccccaaaaaaaaaaacccacaaaacccccccGTTTTCTCCCGGCACGGACGGATTCTGCCCCCGTCGTCCCCCCGTCTCTCTTCGGACTCTGAAccctgaagattttttttgggggggggacgggggggacgggacggtcTGGCTCACAtccctggggggaggggggggggcccccACTTCAAACTGGTGGCCCAAACTGGGGCGAAAATgctatttttgggggggggggggggggttgggtttggtttttctttttagctgcttggcgggggggggcaccttTTTGGCGGTGCTAACCTGGGTGAccgtgacacccccccccgccccctccccgtcACCGtgacgcccccccccgccaccggtACCGGTACCGATCCCGCCGGATCGTggcaggaggagttgggggggggggacggacggcgTCGGGGAATGCCGTAGGAGCAGCCAAATATTAATAAACcacctggtgggggggggggggggccgtgtgtgtgtgtgtggtcccccccccccccggggcttcTAATTAGCGTCCCGCCTTAAtgaacacacccccccccccccgggggctctGGCGGGTGGGGTCCCCCTCCCCAATTTGGGGGTTTTGGCCCCTGCGGTGGCGTTAACTGGaatcccttccccccccccccgggctttaatcacgcccccccccccccgaataaATTTATGATAAATATTAATTCCCATTTTACACTAAATTtatccatcccccccccccccaagcaagCCTTGCAGTggccggaggggagggggctgtccCCCGTGGcgtgcacccatgggtgctggggggggggggtcacctccaggacccccaaccgacccccccacaccccccccccccaccggggtGAGGACCCAAACGGTGGGGACAGAAGCCACCAtcgtttcccccccgccccccccatcgtgacacccccaccccccccccaacctggtgtcaccccccccccccccccccgccccacacacacattttggggacacggcggggggggggggcgggggggtggcagcgATGGGCCTTTATTGCACGACGGAGAGAGCAgcaggcagcggggagggggcgcagcttggggggggggcggctggctacgaccccccccccatcccttcctcgggggggggggtggggggggcataTCCCTGAGTTTCCCCATCCTTAatcccaactccccccccccccccccccccaagggttGGCTCAATGTGGCGGTGCCCGAAGGAACCTCGTaccgggggggtggtggcggggggggggtgtgggggggggaggggggtgggggtcgtgtgtcccccccccttcattgtccccatgtcccgtccccccccccccccgtccatCACAGCAGGTTCTTGTTGCGTTTGGGGACGATCTTGCGCACGGTGCGGCGTTCGGAGATGTTCCTCTTGACGCGgacggaggggccgggggggggctcggggaccAGCGAGGGGCTGGAGTGGGCTTTGGTCAGgcctgggggggccggggaagggggggccacCGTCTGTCCGCTTTGGGCTTCCCAAATTTCCAGATCCCGGCAGCCGGCGGCCAGCCACGTCTCCAACACCTGCACGTAGGTCTCGTATCGACggcgctgccgggggtgggggggggagagagagaaggagggagatgaGCCACCGCCACGGGGACGTCCCCAgtgtcccgtgtcccctcccgTGGCCTtggtgtcccctgtgtcccagaGCGGCATCTCTGCCATggggaagataaggatggagaggaGCCACCACCATggggatgtccccatgtccccagtgtcccccagagGTGTCTCTGCCATGGggggaagataaggatggagatgAGCCACCACCACGGGGACGTCTCCcatgtccccggtgtcccctgtgtcccacaGAGGGGTCTCTGCCATGGGGGGAAGGTAAGGATGGAGTTGAGCCACCACCACggggatgtccccatgtccccggtgtcccctgtgtcccacaGAAGGGTCTCTGCCATGGggggaagataaggatggagatgAGCCACCACCACggggatgtccccatgtccttggtgtcccctgtgtcccataGCGGCATCTCTGCCATGGGGAAGATAAAGATGGAGATGAGCCACCACCATggggatgtccccatgtcccccatgtcccacAGAGGTGTCTCTGCCATGGggggaagataaggatggagttGAGCCACCACCATggggatgtccccatgtccttggtgtcccctgtgtcccacaGAGGTGTCTCTGCCATGGggggaagataaggatggagatgAGCCACCACCACggggatgtccccatgtccccggtgtcccctgtgtcccataGCGGCATCTCTGCCATggggaagataaggatggagatgAGCCACCACCACGgggatgtccctggtgtcccctgtgtcccataGCAGCATCTCTGCCATggggaagataaggatggagatgAGCCACCACCATGGGGACGTCCCCGTCTTCCCGTCTTCCCCCGGCCGTCCCGCCTAATTACGTTAACGaagcccccccccttccccgctccAACCTCGTAGAGGAGATACTCCTTCTTCAGGCGATGCTCCTCCAGGTCTCGGGCCCGGCCCCTCTTTTCGGGCAGGTGTCGCTGATGCTCCTCCAGCTCCCGTTCCGCCCGCTCCAGCCAGGCCTGGTGGCAGCgccgctgctcctcctgccccacggagaCGATGAAGGGCGCGGgtcgggggttgggggggtcgcCCACCCATGGGGGTGCACCCACCctgttgtggggggggggggggggggggttggctcaccggggggctgcggctgggggcggcggggaggatgGGGCGGACGAAGCGGCGTTGGGAACCCAcggcggcggggaagggcggCGAGGAGAAGAGGGCGGCCACCAAGTTGAGGCGGGAGATCCAGGAGGACATCTCCTGGGGCGTCCTGGTGGCGGAGTGACGTCATGGGTGACGTCATCacggtggtattttttttttttggggggggggtgggggggggggttgttacTCACGGGGCTTGGAAGAGGAAGAGGCGCCAGTCGGCCGTGCGCAGGCGGAAGACGTTGGGGCGCTTGGTGTATTCCTCGGCGCGTTGGGCCAAGGCGTGGTGGACCCCCAAGGGCTCTTCGGCCTCGCGgcgtccccctcctcctcctcctccttcctcctcttcctcctcctcctcctcctcctcttcttcttcctcttcctcttcctcttcctcccccttccgGCGTTGGGAACCCCCCGTTCGCCCCCCGGGTTTGAGGAAATAAAGGAGGGTCCCCTTGAGCACGGCTTGGAAGGGTTTCCAACCTCGTCTGCCCCACGGCGCTATGGGGAGAGCGatagaggggggggggggggggggagaggggggggagatgttggggggaTTGGGCCGGAACCCCCAAATCTCTCCGCCCTCCCCCTTCGACCCTAAAATAGCCCaaaatctgcccccccccccttcccccggcacCCCAAAATATGACAAACCTGCCCCCGCCAGACCCCAAAAtaccccacatctgcccccccccccgccccccaaaacaccccacatctgcccccccccgcccccaaaacaccccacatctgccccctccacacaccccacccccccccaccccggaccccaaaacaccccaaatctgcccccccaccccccccccccccagaccccgaGAAACCCCAAACtttcccccaaaccaccccagggctgaccccccccccctcgccccagaCACAGCGGaccccaaatctgccccaaacccccccaaatccccccccccccccaaacctgcccccaaacgaccccaaagctgcccccctggaccccaaacccccccaaatctgcccccaaacccctccgAAACtggcccccccggaccccaaacccccccaagctgcccccaaaccccccaaatccgccccccctggaccccaaacccccccaaacccccccaaattcccccccaaacccttccaaacccccccaaaccccccaaatctgggccccccagaccccaaaccccccaaagctgcccccaaaccccccccaattcccccccaaaccctcccaaacccccccaagctgcccccaaaccccccaatctgccccccctggaccccaaacccccccaaaccccccaaagctgcccccaaaccccccaaatctggcccccccagaccccaaaccccccaaacctgcccccaaacccccctgaaactggcccccccagaccccaaacccccccaaattcccccccaaaccccccaaagctgcccccaaacccaccaaatttggcccccccagaccccaaaccccccaaacctgcccccaaacccccccaaattcccccccaaagcccccaaagctgcccccaaaccccccaaatctggcccccccggaccccaaacccccccgagctgcccccaaacccccgccaaaccctcccaaacccccccaagctgcccccaaacccaccaaatctggcccccccggaccccaaaccccccaaacctgcccccaaacccccccaaagtcccccccaaacccccccaagctgcccccaaacccaccaaatCTGACCCCCCCAAgcaccccaaacctgcccccaaccccccccaaattccccccccaaaccctcccaaaccccccaaagctgcccccaaacccaccaaatttggcccccccagaccccaaaccccctcaaacccccccaagctgcccccaaacccccccaaattcccccccaaaccccccaaacctgcccccaaccccccccaaattcccccccaaaccctcccaaaccccccaaagctgcccccaaacccccccgaaACTGGCCCCCCCTCCTGACCCCAAANNNNNNNNNNNNNNNNNNNNNNNNNNNNNNNNNNNNNNNNNNNNNNNNNNNNNNNNNNNNNNNNNNNNNNNNNNNNNNNNNNNNNNNNNNNNNNNNNNNNNNNNNNNNNNNNNNNNNNNNNNNNNNNNNNNNNNNNNNNNNNNNNNNNNNNNNNNNNNNNNNNNNNNNNNNNNNNNNNNNNNNNNN
Encoded proteins:
- the LOC141733271 gene encoding PH and SEC7 domain-containing protein 4-like, coding for MRPPHPTSMPMGGTISTKLMPTGGTISPRAMPTDGTISAKFMPTDGSVLPKFMPTDGTISPKAKLTGATNLPKLMPADGTISPKFMPTDETNLPKLMPADGTISPKLMPTDATNLPKLMPTDGTISPKFMPTDATNLPKLMPTDGTISPKLMPMDGTISPKLMPTDATNLPKAVPTDGTTSPAGPPRQVARTKRRICPREGGPRHLQPPKIYPKKGAPWGRRGWKPFQAVLKGTLLYFLKPGGRTGGSQRRKGEEEEEEEEEEEEEEEEEEEEEGGGGGGGRREAEEPLGVHHALAQRAEEYTKRPNVFRLRTADWRLFLFQAPTPQEMSSWISRLNLVAALFSSPPFPAAVGSQRRFVRPILPAAPSRSPPEEQRRCHQAWLERAERELEEHQRHLPEKRGRARDLEEHRLKKEYLLYERRRYETYVQVLETWLAAGCRDLEIWEAQSGQTVAPPSPAPPGLTKAHSSPSLVPEPPPGPSVRVKRNISERRTVRKIVPKRNKNLL